In one Microbacterium invictum genomic region, the following are encoded:
- a CDS encoding acyltransferase family protein, with amino-acid sequence MRLAWPDVARGAAMILVVLAHAIQLMGAYGWENGWLDTVNLYLTAVRMPLFFLISGIFAARAIRRSWRALFASRLALLIYMYLLWMIVRAVWFTFVPWPLNEEHPWLALAVAPIWPTNGLWFLYALIVYIVLAKLTAALRAWIPLAGGCAISLAAAYDVIPTGGNSVWTSIALYLFFFLLGARLPKVWSTLADRSNPAVAALALVVVPGCILVFSVLPDALEGVGRVVLSVVCVAAALAVASLVSRWRWIATPLRYVGERTIAIYVTHAMLLAALVPLVPPDVVPPAAAAVGFTAVGVLIPLLIRRAVGDRSGVFTLPRGLQRRLEASVTVAKTARRFR; translated from the coding sequence ATGCGCCTGGCATGGCCGGACGTCGCGCGCGGCGCAGCCATGATCCTGGTCGTGCTTGCGCACGCGATCCAATTGATGGGCGCCTACGGGTGGGAGAACGGATGGCTCGACACGGTCAACCTCTACCTGACCGCTGTCCGGATGCCGCTGTTCTTCCTGATCTCCGGCATCTTCGCCGCACGGGCGATACGACGGTCCTGGAGGGCGCTGTTCGCATCCAGGCTCGCCCTCCTCATCTACATGTACCTGTTGTGGATGATCGTCAGGGCGGTGTGGTTCACGTTCGTGCCATGGCCGTTGAACGAAGAGCACCCGTGGCTCGCCCTGGCAGTGGCGCCGATATGGCCGACGAACGGGCTGTGGTTCCTGTACGCACTCATCGTCTACATCGTGCTCGCCAAACTGACCGCTGCCTTGCGCGCGTGGATACCCCTCGCCGGCGGCTGCGCGATTTCGCTGGCTGCGGCCTACGATGTGATCCCCACCGGGGGCAACTCGGTGTGGACGTCGATCGCCCTCTACCTGTTCTTCTTCCTCCTCGGCGCGCGTCTGCCGAAGGTTTGGTCCACCCTCGCTGACCGGAGCAATCCCGCGGTCGCTGCACTCGCACTGGTCGTCGTGCCCGGTTGCATCCTCGTGTTCAGTGTTCTCCCCGATGCTCTGGAAGGGGTGGGTCGTGTCGTGTTGTCGGTGGTCTGCGTCGCCGCTGCCCTGGCCGTGGCCTCCCTCGTTTCCCGTTGGCGATGGATTGCCACGCCGCTTCGGTACGTTGGTGAACGAACGATTGCCATCTACGTCACCCATGCCATGCTTCTGGCGGCGCTGGTGCCGCTGGTTCCCCCCGACGTCGTCCCGCCGGCCGCGGCCGCCGTCGGATTCACCGCGGTCGGCGTTCTGATTCCGCTCCTCATTCGACGCGCGGTAGGCGATCGCAGTGGTGTCTTCACCCTGCCGCGGGGTCTGCAGCGGCGCCTCGAGGCGTCGGTTACGGTTGCGAAGACGGCGCGGCGGTTCCGTTGA
- a CDS encoding lipopolysaccharide biosynthesis protein, with the protein MTSPSRTAPSLAAKAGRGAAVTFAGQLTRIVVQLLGIVLLARLLSPSDYGLTAMVLAIIGVGEILRDFGLSSAAIQARTLTRGQRSNLFWINLGIGAGLTAIVAGLAVPLASFYGDDRLVLITLALSVTFLLNGFSTQFRADLNRNFRFGWLASAEIGAQIIALTIALSLAAFGWGYWALVAQQVLQVLLQAVVLPFVAGWWPSLPRRGEQMKAFLTFGGGLVGAQLLNYASRNVASVVIGRQFGAQELGYFNRAYQLMVLPLNQINAPSSRVALPTLSRLQDQPRRYADFISFGQTILLNLVCFVLAFTVAVAPDLVFVALGPQWGPTVPLFQVLAIAGLFQAAAYSSYWIYLSQGLTTRYLVYIAITRPFVIAIICLGAVWGVEGVTVAYAVTAALLWPIGTLFLVGRATAPLLKLFLTALRTISIYAVAATASWASTLLFPDLFPIARMAVGLTGFLLALALIAAVFPPFRRDVLSMASARRFFRSARKPAVAQEETP; encoded by the coding sequence ATGACTTCTCCCTCACGGACCGCCCCCAGCCTGGCCGCAAAGGCAGGTCGAGGCGCCGCGGTCACCTTTGCCGGGCAGCTGACGCGCATCGTGGTCCAGCTGCTCGGAATCGTCCTGCTGGCACGCCTGCTCTCTCCGAGCGACTACGGACTCACAGCGATGGTCCTCGCGATCATCGGTGTAGGCGAGATCCTTCGCGATTTCGGTTTGTCGAGCGCTGCCATCCAGGCGCGCACACTCACCCGGGGACAGCGTTCCAACCTCTTCTGGATCAACCTGGGTATCGGTGCCGGCCTCACGGCGATCGTCGCAGGCCTGGCGGTGCCCCTCGCGTCCTTCTACGGCGACGATCGACTGGTCCTCATCACGCTGGCGCTCTCGGTCACTTTCCTGCTCAACGGCTTCTCCACCCAGTTCCGCGCGGACCTGAACCGGAACTTCCGGTTCGGGTGGTTGGCATCAGCCGAGATCGGTGCGCAGATCATCGCGCTGACCATCGCACTCAGCCTGGCGGCGTTCGGGTGGGGCTATTGGGCCCTCGTGGCCCAGCAGGTGCTGCAGGTCCTGCTCCAGGCGGTGGTGCTCCCCTTCGTCGCGGGCTGGTGGCCCTCCCTTCCTCGCCGGGGGGAGCAGATGAAGGCGTTCCTCACTTTCGGAGGCGGCCTGGTCGGCGCTCAGCTGCTGAACTACGCCAGTCGGAACGTGGCGTCCGTGGTGATCGGCCGCCAGTTCGGTGCGCAGGAACTCGGCTACTTCAACCGGGCTTACCAGCTCATGGTGCTGCCGCTGAATCAGATCAATGCGCCATCCTCGCGAGTTGCGCTTCCGACGCTTTCACGCCTGCAGGACCAGCCCAGGAGATACGCGGACTTCATCTCCTTCGGCCAGACGATCTTGCTCAATCTGGTGTGCTTCGTCCTCGCATTCACGGTCGCGGTCGCTCCGGACCTGGTGTTCGTGGCGCTCGGCCCGCAGTGGGGCCCGACCGTGCCGCTGTTCCAGGTGCTCGCGATCGCGGGGCTGTTCCAGGCCGCCGCGTACTCGTCCTACTGGATCTACCTCTCGCAGGGCCTCACCACGCGCTATCTCGTGTACATCGCCATCACGCGCCCCTTCGTCATCGCGATCATCTGCCTGGGCGCGGTGTGGGGCGTGGAGGGTGTGACGGTCGCCTACGCGGTGACGGCCGCACTCCTCTGGCCGATCGGCACGCTCTTCCTCGTCGGCCGCGCGACGGCACCGCTTCTCAAGCTGTTCCTGACCGCGCTGAGGACCATCTCGATCTATGCCGTGGCGGCGACGGCCTCGTGGGCCTCGACGCTGCTGTTTCCGGATCTCTTTCCGATCGCCCGTATGGCGGTAGGGCTGACGGGGTTCCTGCTGGCGTTGGCCCTCATCGCCGCAGTGTTCCCCCCGTTCCGTCGTGACGTTCTCTCCATGGCATCGGCGCGACGATTCTTCCGCAGCGCACGAAAGCCGGCTGTGGCCCAGGAGGAGACACCGTGA
- a CDS encoding Ig-like domain-containing protein, which translates to MNDSAPRSGPLAPALSRRGFMAVMGGVGGALLVSATGQSALAATTPTPKLPGEYFRKANQVTAGGTVFDNICVRINGDTMRLHVPQTVKPNSGVPVPVVWFYHGSGSDHNALDGGFKSHAAAMVDRGAIAICQTAGGTLYSHPTAVGLQAAGWSYIAGLFKVSGNVLRATSGGGALAIETYATRLIPSIVGMYVVNGTYDIRDAYNAGGDRRNTIVAAFGDDPAAIDAANPARHPASAWAGTKMRIVVAAPSETDQIVPPDTNGLALISRAQPTAAEATVRTHGNGHSTPGFALSDFVATAERWGSRSTADTVKPTVALTSPADGATVAGYVNVTATASDNVGVVDVGVFIGSTRMATLTKQNSTTWGARIYTKSSKTPNGIYTVTARATDAAGNVGVSAPIRVTVKN; encoded by the coding sequence ATGAACGACAGCGCCCCACGTAGCGGTCCGCTCGCCCCCGCCCTCAGCCGTCGCGGCTTCATGGCGGTCATGGGAGGGGTCGGGGGAGCGCTGCTGGTCTCGGCGACGGGTCAGTCGGCGCTTGCAGCGACGACTCCGACGCCGAAGCTGCCGGGAGAGTACTTCCGAAAGGCCAATCAGGTCACCGCGGGCGGCACGGTGTTCGATAACATCTGCGTCCGTATCAACGGTGACACGATGCGACTTCATGTTCCTCAGACGGTGAAGCCGAACTCCGGCGTCCCGGTCCCGGTCGTCTGGTTTTATCACGGCTCCGGAAGCGACCACAACGCCCTCGATGGTGGATTCAAGTCGCACGCGGCGGCCATGGTCGATCGTGGGGCCATCGCCATCTGCCAGACAGCCGGTGGAACGCTCTACTCGCATCCGACAGCGGTGGGACTCCAGGCGGCGGGATGGTCCTATATCGCGGGTCTTTTCAAGGTATCGGGGAACGTTCTGCGGGCTACGTCGGGCGGCGGAGCACTGGCGATCGAAACGTACGCGACGCGCCTCATCCCGTCTATCGTCGGCATGTACGTGGTGAACGGAACGTACGACATCCGTGACGCGTACAACGCGGGCGGAGATCGTCGCAACACCATCGTCGCGGCATTCGGCGATGATCCCGCCGCGATCGACGCCGCAAATCCAGCGCGGCACCCTGCGAGCGCGTGGGCGGGCACGAAGATGAGGATCGTCGTGGCTGCTCCCAGCGAGACGGACCAGATCGTGCCGCCCGACACGAACGGACTCGCCCTCATCTCGCGTGCACAGCCCACGGCAGCGGAAGCCACCGTTCGTACACACGGCAACGGCCACTCGACCCCCGGCTTCGCCCTCTCTGACTTCGTCGCCACTGCTGAGCGGTGGGGCAGTCGCTCCACGGCCGACACCGTCAAGCCCACGGTCGCACTCACCTCGCCGGCCGACGGAGCAACAGTTGCCGGCTACGTGAACGTCACGGCAACGGCGTCTGACAACGTCGGTGTGGTGGACGTGGGTGTCTTCATCGGTTCGACGCGCATGGCCACCCTCACGAAGCAGAACTCGACCACGTGGGGAGCGAGGATCTATACGAAATCCTCGAAGACCCCCAACGGCATCTATACGGTGACCGCTCGTGCGACGGACGCCGCAGGGAACGTCGGTGTCAGTGCGCCTATTCGGGTGACTGTGAAGAACTGA
- a CDS encoding glycosyltransferase family 4 protein, with amino-acid sequence MTRRPEIVHVGRAGDIPGGMTQVINAYVRWPFRRTRVSVLESRGDPGDHLTALRLWVGALWRVSRLPRRDLALVVHLSERGSFIREGSLARLAAARGIPVIAHLHGSEFVEFATAHPRLVGGVLRASTKVITLSEETSSVCERFIDASRIELVPNAIPAGSGEDKASTIVFGGVVSERKGIDVLQEAWRPIAAAHPDWSLTIAGPIRDHHLVDRDIPGVTFMGSVPHAKLMGLLESAAIAVLPSRDEAMPMFLLEAMARRCCCVSTTVGGIPPLLSDGSGMLVPPGDADALRRALEELMDDDAARGRIAEAGHRRFMSGYSAEAIYPRVEQIWLDAVNGTAAPSSQP; translated from the coding sequence GTGACCCGCCGTCCCGAGATCGTGCACGTGGGCAGGGCCGGTGACATCCCGGGCGGAATGACACAGGTCATCAACGCCTACGTCCGGTGGCCGTTCCGCAGAACGAGGGTGTCCGTCCTGGAGTCTCGAGGTGATCCCGGAGACCATCTGACAGCACTCCGTCTGTGGGTTGGGGCGCTCTGGCGTGTGAGCCGGCTTCCACGACGAGACCTCGCCCTCGTCGTCCATCTTTCCGAGAGGGGTTCCTTCATCCGAGAGGGGTCGCTGGCGCGGCTTGCTGCCGCCCGCGGCATCCCTGTGATCGCGCACCTGCACGGAAGCGAGTTCGTCGAGTTCGCGACCGCGCACCCGCGACTCGTGGGCGGCGTGTTGCGCGCGTCCACGAAGGTGATCACGCTCTCTGAGGAAACCAGCTCGGTGTGCGAACGGTTCATCGACGCCTCCCGGATCGAGCTGGTACCGAATGCGATCCCCGCCGGATCCGGAGAAGACAAGGCTTCGACCATCGTGTTCGGGGGTGTCGTGTCAGAGCGGAAAGGGATAGACGTCCTGCAGGAGGCGTGGCGCCCCATCGCCGCCGCTCACCCCGATTGGAGCCTCACCATCGCCGGCCCGATTCGCGACCATCACCTCGTGGATCGCGACATCCCCGGCGTCACCTTCATGGGGAGCGTGCCGCACGCAAAGCTGATGGGTCTACTCGAGTCGGCCGCCATAGCCGTCCTTCCCTCTCGCGATGAGGCCATGCCGATGTTCCTCTTGGAGGCGATGGCGCGCCGCTGCTGTTGCGTGTCGACGACGGTGGGTGGCATCCCCCCTCTCCTCTCGGACGGATCGGGCATGCTCGTGCCGCCTGGTGATGCAGACGCGCTGCGCCGAGCGCTCGAAGAACTCATGGACGATGACGCAGCTCGCGGCCGCATCGCCGAGGCCGGTCATCGGCGATTCATGTCGGGGTACTCCGCCGAGGCGATCTATCCCCGGGTCGAGCAGATCTGGTTGGATGCCGTCAACGGAACCGCCGCGCCGTCTTCGCAACCGTAA
- a CDS encoding glycoside hydrolase family 5 protein, giving the protein MNIYSLIFPGFQEDLSVVGEPESSYAFLASRGIDIVRLAVPWQRLQEIPPGGDAADGLAQPIDMAYLDKVSEEVAEAGRHGIRTVIDLHNGCTYPWGGGDYVEGSLRCGDGITEEHVTVLWRTIAERFTGDQRVAALNIFNEPRWSVGVDNYKRFAQVAVDAIRSTGNDHTIWVEGMLSDTRGRLSTIAPDGPWIVDPLDRVMYSEHFYVENSRANYDPDADYGRVLEQLTTFAEWCRIWAVRCSVGEVGWPSGGDGGFQSAASAEGWNAVFEEFYNIADQYKLDVTYFAASSTTREGPLLAYVASSPGLPSSSGIDTALSQSAVIERHLSRRADSLSSSQSPE; this is encoded by the coding sequence GTGAACATCTACAGCCTCATCTTCCCCGGGTTCCAAGAAGACCTGAGCGTCGTGGGCGAGCCCGAGTCCAGTTACGCCTTCCTCGCCAGCCGCGGCATCGACATCGTGCGTCTTGCCGTTCCTTGGCAACGCCTGCAAGAGATCCCGCCGGGCGGCGATGCCGCGGACGGTCTTGCGCAACCCATCGACATGGCCTATCTCGACAAGGTGTCAGAAGAGGTCGCGGAGGCGGGGAGGCATGGGATCCGGACGGTCATAGACCTCCACAACGGCTGCACCTATCCGTGGGGAGGTGGCGACTATGTGGAGGGCAGCCTCCGCTGCGGCGACGGCATCACCGAGGAGCACGTCACCGTGCTCTGGCGCACCATCGCCGAGCGCTTCACAGGCGATCAACGCGTGGCGGCGCTGAACATCTTCAACGAACCGCGGTGGTCGGTGGGTGTGGACAACTACAAGCGCTTCGCCCAGGTGGCGGTCGACGCCATCCGCTCGACCGGGAACGATCACACCATCTGGGTCGAGGGAATGCTGAGCGATACCCGCGGCCGGCTGTCGACCATCGCGCCTGACGGCCCGTGGATCGTCGACCCCCTCGATCGGGTGATGTACTCCGAGCATTTCTACGTGGAGAACAGCCGGGCGAACTACGACCCCGACGCCGACTACGGCCGCGTGCTGGAGCAGTTGACCACATTCGCGGAGTGGTGCCGGATCTGGGCCGTGCGATGCTCCGTCGGCGAAGTGGGCTGGCCTTCGGGGGGTGACGGTGGCTTCCAATCCGCCGCATCCGCGGAGGGTTGGAACGCGGTCTTCGAGGAGTTCTACAACATCGCCGACCAGTACAAGCTCGATGTCACCTATTTCGCGGCGAGCTCGACCACTCGAGAGGGCCCGCTGCTGGCTTACGTGGCGAGTTCACCGGGTCTGCCGTCGAGCTCGGGGATCGATACCGCCCTCTCACAGAGCGCCGTGATCGAGCGACACCTGTCCCGACGCGCAGACAGCCTCAGTTCTTCACAGTCACCCGAATAG
- a CDS encoding acyltransferase family protein, whose protein sequence is MGAANRLIRSDVGRREWVDLVKGVAIIMIVAYHTTLFLASSGLDVAGIGRVKVVLELFPMAAFFLITGTFHSRVTSWSFGDLWRRRLRQYLYLYVLWSVIRFLFYLIAPNIRSDGAGQTASDPLALLGILIWPISSYWFIYALFVFTAVYWLFRRVPAWVLIAASAILSALSSSGILDAQNVGIDRMTEYLVFFVIGAHFHRRIYQAVDTVTPWKAVLITVGFGAFAVLVTVVPALARVPGVALVGQFLAVATGFAIAFYAVRLVALRWLTYVGVRTLNIYLVHTFVIALVVAPLALLPALNELPGRGLILTFVLTAVVVALSILITRYLTRVSWLFVYPFGRRRRNSAERTPAAAGD, encoded by the coding sequence ATGGGCGCAGCAAACCGACTGATCAGATCGGATGTCGGCCGCAGGGAATGGGTCGATCTTGTGAAGGGCGTCGCGATCATCATGATCGTGGCGTACCACACGACGCTCTTCCTGGCGTCCTCGGGGTTGGACGTTGCGGGTATCGGGCGAGTCAAGGTCGTCCTCGAACTGTTCCCGATGGCGGCGTTCTTCCTGATCACGGGAACGTTCCACTCCCGGGTCACTTCCTGGTCCTTCGGTGACCTGTGGCGCCGCCGGCTGCGACAGTATCTCTATCTCTACGTGCTGTGGTCGGTCATCCGCTTTCTGTTCTACCTGATCGCACCCAACATCCGGTCCGATGGGGCAGGGCAGACGGCATCCGATCCGCTCGCACTGCTCGGAATCCTCATCTGGCCCATCAGCTCGTACTGGTTCATCTACGCGCTGTTCGTCTTCACCGCGGTGTACTGGCTCTTCCGGCGCGTGCCCGCCTGGGTGCTGATCGCGGCGAGCGCGATCCTGTCCGCCCTGTCGTCCTCCGGGATCCTCGACGCGCAGAACGTCGGCATCGACCGGATGACGGAGTACCTCGTTTTCTTCGTGATTGGCGCTCATTTCCACAGGCGCATCTACCAGGCTGTCGACACCGTCACGCCGTGGAAGGCTGTGCTCATCACCGTCGGTTTCGGCGCCTTCGCGGTTCTGGTGACCGTCGTGCCTGCACTGGCTCGCGTTCCCGGGGTGGCACTCGTCGGACAGTTCCTGGCCGTCGCCACGGGTTTCGCGATCGCGTTTTACGCGGTTCGTCTGGTCGCGTTGCGATGGCTGACGTACGTCGGCGTTCGGACTCTGAACATCTACCTCGTCCATACCTTCGTCATCGCGTTGGTCGTCGCGCCCTTGGCGCTTCTGCCGGCTCTGAACGAGTTGCCCGGCCGGGGCCTGATCTTGACTTTCGTGCTGACGGCGGTCGTCGTCGCGCTCTCGATCCTCATCACCCGGTACCTCACACGCGTCTCGTGGCTCTTCGTCTATCCGTTCGGTCGTCGGCGCCGCAACAGCGCTGAACGCACCCCAGCTGCAGCGGGTGACTGA
- a CDS encoding acyltransferase family protein produces the protein MARGVAIIAVVYFHATLFLEVVGVDRTLGRAKALLELVPLPAFFLIAGLFSSRLVKEGSFRELTKKRVVPLLYVYVLWSLFRFAMFALFPSLPSRATDIAAGDPLSLLLLPVLPASLYWFLYALALSTLLTWILRRAPRWLLGAAAAAASMLFTSGVVNTGTIAWNRIGTLFVFFVVGVLFRSEIIRLMTRARHWHAGVAVGIYLAIALALALARPLLTIPGTVFLGQVAGVAALLLVAKSVQDLRAARTLVRCGRASLAIYLSHILVIPPLAWLIGLFSPSWPTVVNILIAVAVTAVAVAVGLGLAAVAPRIPWLFSPPWTTARRRSRSVPITSPTQPAPTSSRRAASNMRR, from the coding sequence GTGGCGCGTGGCGTCGCGATCATCGCGGTCGTGTACTTCCACGCGACGCTCTTCCTCGAGGTGGTCGGGGTCGATCGGACTCTGGGGCGGGCGAAAGCGCTACTGGAGCTCGTGCCCCTTCCCGCCTTCTTCCTCATCGCCGGCCTCTTCAGTTCTCGGCTGGTGAAAGAGGGCTCATTCCGCGAGCTCACGAAGAAGCGGGTCGTGCCGCTTCTGTACGTTTACGTCCTCTGGTCGCTGTTCCGTTTCGCGATGTTCGCGCTGTTCCCGTCGCTCCCGTCGCGCGCGACGGACATCGCCGCCGGGGATCCGCTTTCGCTGCTCCTCCTCCCGGTGCTGCCGGCGAGTCTCTACTGGTTCCTCTACGCGCTCGCACTCTCCACCCTCCTCACCTGGATTCTCCGCCGAGCACCACGATGGCTGCTCGGGGCCGCGGCGGCGGCCGCGTCCATGTTGTTCACCAGCGGAGTGGTCAACACCGGCACGATCGCATGGAACCGGATCGGTACACTCTTCGTCTTCTTCGTCGTGGGCGTGCTCTTCCGGTCGGAGATCATCCGCTTGATGACACGTGCACGTCACTGGCACGCGGGCGTCGCCGTCGGGATCTATCTCGCCATCGCTCTGGCCCTCGCACTCGCCCGGCCTCTGTTGACCATTCCCGGGACGGTCTTCCTCGGGCAGGTCGCAGGAGTCGCCGCCCTGCTGCTCGTCGCCAAGTCCGTGCAAGACCTGCGAGCCGCCCGAACGCTCGTTCGGTGCGGGCGTGCGTCGCTCGCCATCTATCTCAGCCACATCCTCGTCATACCGCCTCTTGCGTGGCTGATCGGACTGTTCAGTCCGTCCTGGCCGACCGTCGTGAACATCCTCATCGCGGTGGCCGTGACAGCGGTCGCCGTTGCCGTCGGCCTCGGACTCGCTGCGGTCGCCCCCCGCATACCCTGGCTGTTCTCGCCCCCGTGGACCACCGCTCGGCGTCGCAGCCGTTCTGTGCCGATCACGTCCCCTACCCAGCCGGCACCCACGTCGAGTCGAAGAGCTGCTTCGAACATGAGACGTTGA
- a CDS encoding glycosyltransferase: MVTLPYIGPRDLKGTVAALPTLRSLLAKEKFDVAISTGAAVATAALPLAVLHGIRSLYVESVCRLDGPSTTGRLLRFVPKVELHTPAPGWAGGRWKRTDSILDDFRSVPRENSQRPRKVFVTLGTIRGYRFDSVVDAMLASGYANDETVWQLGDTRRTDDLPGTVVDYLGPQEFRRAAADADVVVTHAGVGTMMELLTMGIYPVQAIRRASRGEHVDDHQTEIADLVNRQDLGRAVEGPGLTGEVIEWAATRRIVDDLHTSTTNEPSEKADNANS, from the coding sequence GTGGTGACCCTCCCCTATATCGGCCCTCGAGACCTCAAGGGCACCGTCGCGGCACTGCCCACCCTGCGATCGCTCCTCGCGAAGGAGAAATTCGACGTCGCGATCAGCACGGGGGCGGCGGTAGCAACGGCCGCGCTCCCCCTGGCCGTGCTGCACGGGATCCGCTCCCTCTATGTCGAGAGCGTCTGCCGGCTGGATGGTCCGTCCACGACCGGGCGACTCCTCCGATTCGTGCCCAAGGTGGAGCTACACACCCCGGCCCCAGGCTGGGCAGGGGGGCGATGGAAACGTACCGACAGCATCCTCGACGACTTCCGCAGCGTTCCCCGCGAAAACTCGCAGCGGCCGAGGAAGGTCTTCGTGACGCTCGGAACCATTCGCGGCTACCGCTTCGATTCGGTCGTGGACGCCATGCTGGCGAGCGGGTACGCCAACGATGAGACGGTGTGGCAACTCGGAGACACCCGAAGGACCGATGATCTTCCCGGCACGGTCGTGGACTATCTCGGTCCCCAGGAGTTTCGCCGCGCGGCGGCTGACGCGGACGTGGTGGTGACGCACGCCGGCGTGGGGACGATGATGGAGCTCCTCACGATGGGCATCTACCCCGTGCAGGCCATCCGCCGAGCGTCACGCGGAGAACATGTCGATGACCATCAGACAGAGATCGCCGACCTGGTGAACCGGCAAGACCTCGGGCGCGCCGTTGAAGGGCCAGGCCTGACGGGCGAGGTCATCGAATGGGCGGCAACACGGCGCATCGTGGACGACCTGCACACGTCGACGACGAATGAACCCTCTGAGAAAGCGGACAATGCCAACTCCTGA
- a CDS encoding polysaccharide pyruvyl transferase family protein — protein MKIRHIRSRLIAISRGIVDRTGWTEIAVDRALRSVRSGTSRHVLIAPPGAGNIGDQAMVEAFVAAADREVIVVSRGQQDFVIPAAMVEKASLHALPGLFYGQGTNHRADLRRLAILVDGAATVSIIGADIMDGVYVQRPSLRRSAIAAACARAGIDTSVIGFSWSSKATPQARRALRRAGAAGARLLLRDPASAGRVRSLGVAGVVETADIVFTDDRRDDAAAEAILQGIDGPVALVNASGLIARSVDQVPEYAAVIRHLRGRGLSVILLPHVLRETADDRSACRAIFDVVDQDGVRLVDEPLSPSTIRALAAVAQVTITGRMHLAIMSLAQGTPAVTLATQGKVEGLMSLFDWPELCVAPAPGMAEDIIRVVDVALDAADTATRIRRGAEKARDLAKANVSRIGGDTGRTAGVAESGGRRWAQQTD, from the coding sequence GTGAAGATTCGCCACATTCGTTCCCGCCTGATCGCGATATCGCGCGGCATCGTCGACCGGACCGGTTGGACCGAAATAGCCGTGGACCGCGCTCTGCGGTCGGTCCGCTCCGGAACATCGCGCCATGTTCTCATCGCCCCACCGGGGGCAGGCAACATCGGCGACCAGGCCATGGTGGAGGCCTTCGTGGCCGCGGCCGATCGCGAGGTCATCGTTGTGAGCCGTGGGCAGCAGGATTTCGTGATCCCTGCGGCGATGGTCGAGAAGGCGTCACTTCACGCGCTCCCTGGGCTGTTCTACGGTCAGGGGACGAATCACCGGGCAGACCTGCGACGCTTGGCGATTCTCGTCGACGGTGCGGCGACCGTCTCGATCATCGGTGCCGACATCATGGACGGCGTCTATGTGCAAAGGCCCTCGCTTCGGCGGTCGGCGATCGCTGCGGCGTGCGCGCGGGCAGGAATCGACACGTCGGTGATCGGATTCAGCTGGAGCAGCAAGGCGACCCCGCAGGCTCGGCGTGCTCTGCGGCGGGCCGGCGCGGCGGGCGCCCGCCTCCTGTTGCGTGACCCCGCTTCGGCGGGCCGAGTCAGAAGCCTCGGTGTGGCGGGCGTCGTCGAGACCGCGGATATCGTCTTCACGGACGACAGGCGGGACGATGCCGCCGCCGAAGCGATCCTTCAGGGGATCGATGGACCGGTCGCTCTAGTGAACGCGAGCGGACTGATCGCGCGCTCGGTCGACCAGGTTCCCGAGTACGCCGCCGTCATCCGCCATCTGCGCGGGCGCGGGCTGTCCGTCATCCTCCTGCCCCATGTGCTGCGCGAGACCGCGGATGACCGCTCGGCATGTCGCGCGATATTCGACGTCGTCGACCAGGACGGCGTGCGTCTCGTCGACGAGCCGCTCAGCCCGTCGACTATTCGAGCTCTCGCCGCGGTCGCTCAGGTGACGATCACAGGACGGATGCACCTCGCGATCATGTCGCTCGCGCAGGGGACACCCGCGGTCACCCTGGCGACTCAGGGCAAAGTGGAAGGACTGATGAGTCTGTTCGACTGGCCGGAGCTGTGCGTTGCACCGGCGCCGGGCATGGCGGAAGACATCATCCGAGTCGTGGACGTCGCGTTGGATGCGGCCGATACGGCAACGAGAATCCGCCGGGGGGCGGAGAAGGCTCGCGATCTCGCGAAAGCGAACGTGAGTCGCATCGGGGGCGACACGGGCCGAACGGCCGGTGTCGCGGAATCTGGGGGACGAAGATGGGCGCAGCAAACCGACTGA